The Amycolatopsis nigrescens CSC17Ta-90 genomic interval CTGTAGTCCAGGCTGCGCGAGCGCACCACGCGCAGCGCGCTGACCGGCGCCATGTCGGTGCCGCGGTGGCAGGTGACGGTGATGGACGTGAAGATCACGTCGACCTCGCAGTGCGGCAGGCCGAGCGCGCCGGTGAGCGCGATGATGGTCGCGGTGACGTCGGAGGCGCCCGCGCCGCTGGCCATCTGCACCTCGCCGATGCGCAGGGCGAGGTCGAGTACGAAGTTGACGGTCGTGTCGTCGGGCAGCGCCGGGCCGAGGGCCGTGTCGGCCTCCACCGCGGGCTGTTCGCCGGTCGGTGCTTCGAGGATGTGCCACGCGCGACGGCGCAGTTCGTTGCTCTTGTGCCGCCTGCTGCCGCCGGATCTGCCGGTGCCCTGTTCTTCCGGGGCCGCCTCGAGGATTTTCCACGCGCGGCGCCGGTTCGCCGGTCCCTTCGCACGCTGGTTGATCTTCATGAGTTGTCCACCTCCTCACTGGTTTCCCGGGGAGCATCGACACATCCACGCTGACCGTTGCACGTTCGAAACTGTGGCGTCCAGCACGTCGGCGGTGGATCTCCGAAACCTGCGTCAAAGATCGCCCAGCTGCCCCGTTTGGCACGTTTCCGCAGGTACGTGGCGAGACGTAAATCACACGGAAGAGTTCGGCTGGTCATCGCCGAACGGCGGGCGCGGCGGTACCGGCCCGCTGTGCACACCCTGGAAGGATGACGTCCATGCCCGAACTGCGCCGTGACGGCGACGTCCACGTACTGAACTTCGGTGACGACGAGAACAGGTTCTCGCTGGACTGGTTGAAGGCGGTGCACGCCGCGCTGGACCAGGTGGTCGCCGAGCCGGCGCCGCTGGTGACCATCGGCGCGGGCAAGTTCTACTCGAACGGCCTCGACCTGGACTGGCTGCTCGCGCACAGCACCGAGGCCGCGGAGTACGTGGGCCGGGTGCACGGCCTGCTCGCGCGGATGCTGGTGCTGCCGGTGCCGACGGTGGCCGCGGTCAACGGGCACGCCTTCGGGGCTGGCGCGATGCTCGCGATGGCGCACGACTTCCGGCTGATGCGTGCCGATCGCGGGTTCTTCTGCTTCCCCGAGGTGGACATCCACATCCCGTTCACCCCCGGCATGGCCGCACTCGTGCAGGCCAAGCTCACCCCGGCCGCCGCGGTCGCGTCGATGACCACGGCCCGCCGCTTCGGCGGCCCGGACGCGGCGGCTTTCGGCATCGTGGACGGCACCGCCGCGCCGGAGGAGCTGCTCGGCCGCGCGCTCGCCGTCGCCCGCCCGCTGGCCGGCAAGGACAGCGACACCCTCGGCGCCATCAAGGCCACCATGTTCGGTTCCGCCACCTCCGCGCTGCGGGATGCCGGGGGTGCGGCCTAGCCGCGTTGTTACCATGAACGCCGCCGGGCGCGGCCTGTCCCGGCGGTCGTGCCGACCTAGCTCAGTTGGTAGAGCATCTGTCTTGTAAACAGAAGGTCAGGGGTTCGAGCCCCCTGGTCGGCTCTCAGTACTTGTCACCTCGCCAGATCATTACGCCGCAGGTCCTTGAACATTTACGTCCCGATCGGGCACAGTAAGGTCAGAAATTCTGCCCGAACGGGTGACGAAGGGATCTTCGTGCGAAGGTGCTGGACCGCGGAGCGGCCCGGAGCCTGGGATCTCGTCACCGAGTTGTAGCGCGTCAGCCAGTAGCGGAGCATGGACCGGCCCGGCAGGGCACCGTCGAACAGGGAAGGACCGGGATTTCTGTGTGCGCCCTTCCACGACATGAAAACAAACCGGTTGGCCGGTTTTATCTGCCCCTATCCGGACGGAGGCACCCGATGCCTGTGACCTGGACATTCACCATCACCGCACGCTGGTCCCTGCCCGATCTCCAGTCCCGCTCGCTCACCATCGAGGTAGCGCGCGCCATCGTGGCGGGCGCCGCGCGGCCGGTGGTGGCCACCGTCGGCTGGATCCAGTCCGACGGCGGGTCCCTGCTCGCGGAGGTGTCCGCGCCGGCCGGCGGTGACGGGCTGGACGTGGTGCTCGCCACCCTGCGCGACGACCTGCCCCGGCGGCTCACCGGCGCCTATGGGCTCAACGGCTGCGGAGTCGCCCCCTTCGAGCTGGACATCCAGCCGCTGCCGGGGCAGGGCGACGGCCGCTGCGGACAGAACTCCCGGCAGGAACGAGCGACCCGGCTCAGCCGCTGCCTCTGCATCGCCACCGCCCGCTCCCCGCGGCCCACCAGCTCGACCCGTTCGCTGGGCACCTTCCTGCGGCGCAGCGGGATGGGCGCGCGGCAGGAGCGGGAGGCGCCGTCCGAGCAGCGCGAACCTCAACCCGCGGGCCGCTAGCACGTCACGGCACGTGTCGGAGTCGCGACCGTGAGCGCAGTGCCGTGGGTGGGTCCCTGCCGGCCGCCCGGTACCATCCATGAGGCACACGTGACGTTGAAGGGGCCGTTGTGACGCAACAGGATCGGGCGAAATACACGCGACAGACGATCCTCGAGGCCGCGGCCATGGTGTTCGATCGCGCCGGCTACAACGCCGCCACGCTGAACGAGGTGGCCACCCTCGCCAATACGATGGCTCAAGCGGAACGCGGCGCCACGGTCACCAAAGGCGCTGTGTCCCATCACTTCCAGAGCAAGAAGGACCTCGCCGAAGCCGTGATCACGGCACAGCACACCTGGTCCGTCGGACTGGCGAAGCAGAAGCTCGAGGACGACGAGCCGGGACTGCGGTCGGCCATCGAGATGTCGCTCGGCCTGGCGGCCAAGCTGAGCGACCACGAGAAACCCTTGGTGCGGGCGGGTATCAAGCTCACCCTGGAGAACGGGCCCTCCTTCGACCTGCCGGTGGACCCGTACCGGGAGTGGATCGATGCCACCGTGGAACTGCTGCGGCGGGCGGTGACCGAAGGCGATGTTCGCGTGGAGGTCGACGTGGCCGCCGCCGCCGAGCTGATGGTCGGTTGTTTCGTCGGGGTGCACCTGCTTTCCGAGGTGCTCAGCGGGCGGGCCCGCCTCGACGAGCAGGTGCGCCTGATGTGGACCTTCTGGCTGGAGCACCTGGTGCCGGAGGAGCGGGTGGCCGAGTTCCGCGGTTTCGTGGCGGGCCGTTTGATGGCCGAAATGGTCACGCCATAATCAGTCTGCCAATATCCGGCCGTTAGGAAATGGTCAACTGGCCGGCTCTATTTCTGATCTTTCGTGGGCGTAGTCGCTTTCGTTTCATTGGTTGAGGACCAGGTCGGGAACGGCATGTACCTGCGGTGGACCTGCTGATCAGGGTCCCGTGCACCTGCACGTTCGGGTGAACGAAGGATTTCGCTCAGGTGCCGCCATTTCACCGCAAAGGCTTCTATCGTCATTCCGGGATTGCTGTCAGTATTGGCTGTGTGTGACCGGCAGGCGCCGAGATGCTGGTCATGTGCGTGTTCGCCCCGGACCACGGCGGGCCGTCAGGCAGCCGGAACTGCGGGAAAGGGGCGACCGAAATGCCGAGGTCCGAGTCCGCGAGCCATTCGTTCCTGGTCGACGACGCCCGGCGGCCGGTGACCCCGCGCCGGGTCGTCATCGGTGACGTCGAGCGGGTGGAGGCCGCGACCGGCACCCTGCGCGCGCTGGACCAGCGGTATGGCGGGGGCCGTTGCCGGGACACCGTGCTGGCCTACCTGCCCGGCACGCACGCGCTGCTCCGCGCGCCGGCCGGGGAACGGGTCGCCGCGCGGCTGAGTACCGC includes:
- a CDS encoding enoyl-CoA hydratase-related protein, whose translation is MPELRRDGDVHVLNFGDDENRFSLDWLKAVHAALDQVVAEPAPLVTIGAGKFYSNGLDLDWLLAHSTEAAEYVGRVHGLLARMLVLPVPTVAAVNGHAFGAGAMLAMAHDFRLMRADRGFFCFPEVDIHIPFTPGMAALVQAKLTPAAAVASMTTARRFGGPDAAAFGIVDGTAAPEELLGRALAVARPLAGKDSDTLGAIKATMFGSATSALRDAGGAA
- a CDS encoding ScbR family autoregulator-binding transcription factor, whose amino-acid sequence is MTQQDRAKYTRQTILEAAAMVFDRAGYNAATLNEVATLANTMAQAERGATVTKGAVSHHFQSKKDLAEAVITAQHTWSVGLAKQKLEDDEPGLRSAIEMSLGLAAKLSDHEKPLVRAGIKLTLENGPSFDLPVDPYREWIDATVELLRRAVTEGDVRVEVDVAAAAELMVGCFVGVHLLSEVLSGRARLDEQVRLMWTFWLEHLVPEERVAEFRGFVAGRLMAEMVTP